A window of the Eulemur rufifrons isolate Redbay chromosome 6, OSU_ERuf_1, whole genome shotgun sequence genome harbors these coding sequences:
- the OR51T1 gene encoding olfactory receptor 51T1: MLIFNNTTSSSSNFLLTAFPGLERAHIWISIPVCCLYVIALLGNSMIFFITIIERSLHKPMYYFLSMLSVVDLCLTITTLPTVLGVLWFHAREISIKACLVQMFFLHAFSCLESSVLVAMAFDRFMAICNPLKYATVLTDMMVLVIVLVVCIRQVLFSSPVVVTVLTLSFYGGQELFHPFCYHPDVIKYTRSNSWSSSFCGMFLQLYMNSTDLLFILFSYILILRTVLSTVTLKKQQKALSTCVCHICAVTVFYMPMLSLSLSHRLFRSTPRVLCSTLANIYLLLPPVLNPIIYSLKTKTIRQAMFQLLRSKCSQGRHVRGLRGRRD, translated from the coding sequence ATGCTAATTTTCAACaacaccacctcctcctcctcaaacTTTCTCCTCACTGCGTTCCCTGGGCTGGAACGTGCTCACATCTGGATCTCCATTCCTGTCTGCTGTCTCTACGTCATTGCCCTCTTGGGAAATAGCATGATCTTTTTTATCACCATTATTGAGCGGAGTCTGCACAAACCCATGTACTATTTCCTCTCCATGCTCTCAGTTGTTGATCTGTGTCTGACCATCACAACCCTTCCCACTGTGCTCGGGGTCCTCTGGTTTCATGCCCGGGAGATCAGCATCAAAGCTTGCCTCGTTCAAATGTTCTTCCTGCATGCCTTCTCCTGCCTGGAGTCCTCGGTGCTGGTCGCCATGGCCTTTGATCGCTTTATGGCCATCTGTAACCCACTGAAGTACGCGACTGTCCTCACAGACATGATGGTCCTGGTAATCGTACTGGTTGTCTGCATACGACAGGTACTTTTCTCAAGTCCTGTGGTTGTAACTGTACTGACTCTGTCTTTTTATGGGGGTCAAGAGCTTTTCCACCCATTCTGTTACCACCCAGATGTGATCAAATACACACGTTCCAACTCCTGGTCCAGCAGTTTTTGTGGCATGTTTCTTCAGCTCTACATGAATAGCACTGACTTACTGTTTATTCTTTTCTCCTATATCCTGATCCTCCGTACTGTTCTGAGCACCGTGACcctaaagaaacaacaaaaagctCTCAGCACTTGTGTCTGTCACATTTGTGCTGTCACTGTTTTCTACATGCCAATGCTCAGCCTGTCTTTGTCACATCGTCTCTTCCGCTCCACCCCAAGGGTGCTCTGCAGCACTTTGGCCAATATTTACCTGCTCTTACCGCCCGTCCTGAACCCTATCATTTACAGCTTGAAGACCAAGACCATCCGCCAGGCTATGTTCCAGTTGCTCAGATCCAAGTGTTCACAGGGCCGTCATGTGAGGGGTCTTAGAGGAAGGAGGGATTGA
- the LOC138384077 gene encoding olfactory receptor 51A7 encodes MSVLNNSEVKFFLLIGIPGLEHAHVWVSIPICLMYLVAIMGNCTILFIIKTEPSLHEPMYYFLAMLAVSDMGLSLSSLPTMLRIFLFNAMEISPNACFAQEFFIHGFTVMESSVLLIMSLDRFLAIHNPLRYSSILTSNRVAKTGLALAIRSILLVLPFPFTLKRLKYCQKNLLSHSYCLHQDTMKLACSDNKINVIYGFFVALCTMLDLALIVLSYVLILKTVLSIASLAERLTALNTCVSHICAVLTFYVPIITLAAMHRFAKHKSPLVVILIADMFSLVPPLMNPIVYCIKTRQIREKILGKLLNTCRR; translated from the coding sequence ATGTCTGTTCTCAATAACTCCGAGGTCAAGTTTTTTCTTCTGATTGGGATCCCAGGACTGGAACATGCCCACGTTTGGGTCTCCATCCCCATTTGCCTCATGTACCTGGTTGCCATCATGGGCAACTGCACCATTCTCTTTATCATAAAGACAGAGCCCTCGCTTCATGAGCCAATGTATTATTTCCTTGCCATGTTGGCTGTCTCTGATATGGGCCtgtccctctcctcccttcctacAATGCTGAGGATCTTCTTGTTCAATGCCATGGAAATTTCACCCAATGCCTGCTTTGCTCAAGAATTCTTCATCCATGGATTCACTGTCATGGAATCCTCAGTGCTACTAATTATGTCTTTGGATCGCTTTCTTGCCATTCACAATCCCCTAAGATATAGTTCTATCCTTACCAGCAACAGGGTTGCTAAAACGGGACTAGCCTTAGCCATTAGGAGCATTCTCCTAGTGCTTCCATTCCCCTTCACtctaaagagattaaaatattgTCAAAAGAATCTTCTTTCTCACTCATACTGTCTTCATCAGGATACCATGAAGCTGGCCTGCTCTGACAACAAGATTAATGTCATCTATGGTTTCTTTGTTGCTCTCTGTACTATGCTGGACTTGGCATTGATTGTTTTGTCTTATGTGCTGATCTTGAAGACGGTACTCAGCATTGCATCTCTGGCAGAGAGGCTCACGGCCCTAAATACCTGCGTCTCCCACATCTGTGCTGTGCTCACCTTCTATGTGCCCATCATCACCCTGGCTGCCATGCATCGCTTTGCCAAGCACAAAAGCCCCCTTGTGGTGATCCTCATTGCAGATATGTTCTCGCTGGTGCCGCCCCTGATGAACCCCATTGTGTACTGTATAAAGACTCGACAAATCCGGGAGAAGATTTTAGGGAAGTTGCTTAACACGTGTAGGAGATAA
- the LOC138384078 gene encoding LOW QUALITY PROTEIN: olfactory receptor 51G2-like (The sequence of the model RefSeq protein was modified relative to this genomic sequence to represent the inferred CDS: inserted 1 base in 1 codon) — protein MTLGSLGNSSSISSTFLLSGIPGLEHMHVWISIPLCFMYLVSILGNCTILFIIKTEPSLHEPMYLFLSMLALTDLGLSLCTLPTVLGIFWVGAREISRDACFAQLFFIHCLSFLESSVXLSMAFDRFVAICRPLHYASILTNAAVGRIGLASLGRSVALIFPLPFMLKRFPYCGSPVLSHPYCLHQEVMKLACADIKANSIYGMFVIVSTVGVDSLLILFSYALILHTVLSIAARAERLKALNTCVSHICAVLLFYTPMIGLSVIHRFGKQAPHLVQMVMGFVYLLFPLLMNPIVYSVKTKQIRDRVTHAFCY, from the exons ATGACACTGGGATCCCTGGGAAACAGCAGCAGCATCTCCTCTACCTTCCTGCTGAGTGGCATTCCTGGGCTGGAGCACATGCACGTCTGGATCTCCATCCCACTGTGCTTCATGTACCTGGTTTCCATTCTGGGCAACTGCAcaattctttttatcattaaaacAGAGCCCTCACTGCATGAGCCGATGTACCTCTTCCTGTCCATGCTGGCTCTGACTGACCTGGGTCTGTCCCTGTGCACCCTCCCTACAGTGCTGGGCATCTTTTGGGTTGGCGCACGGGAGATTAGTCGTGACGCCTGTTTTGCCCAGCTCTTTTTCATTCACTGTTTGTCCTTCCTAGAGTCCTCTG CTCTATCTATGGCCTTTGACCGCTTTGTGGCCATCTGCCGCCCCTTGCACTATGCTTCCATTCTCACCAACGCTGCCGTTGGCAGGATTGGTCTCGCCTCTCTGGGCCGTAGTGTAGCACTCATTTTCCCATTGCCTTTCATGCTCAAAAGATTCCCCTACTGTGGGTCCCCAGTCCTCTCACATCCCTATTGTCTCCACCAAGAAGTGATGAAATTGGCCTGTGCAGACATCAAGGCCAACAGCATCTACGGCATGTTTGTCATTGTTTCCACAGTGGGCGTAGACTCGCTACTCATCCTCTTCTCTTATGCCCTGATCCTGCACACTGTACTGTCCATCGCCGCCAGGGCTGAGAGACTGAAAGCTCTTAACACGTGTGTTTCTCACATCTGTGCTGTGCTCCTCTTTTATACTCCCATGATTGGCTTATCTGTCATCCACCGCTTTGGAAAGCAGGCACCCCACCTGGTCCAGATGGTCATGGGTTTTGTgtatcttctctttcctctcttgatGAACCCCATTGTCTACAGTGTGAAGACAAAACAGATCAGAGACCGGGTGACCCATGCCTTTTGTTATTAA
- the LOC138384076 gene encoding olfactory receptor 51A7-like, with protein sequence MHILNSSEIEITTFFLIGIPGLEHVQVWVSIPICLMYLVAVLGNCTILFVIRTEPSLHAPMYYFLSMLAVSDLGLSLSSLPTMLRIFVFNATGISPNACFAQEFFIHGFTDMESSVLLIMSFDRFLAIRNPLRYSSILTSARVAKMGLVFLIKSMILVLPFPFTLKRLTYCRKSLLSHSYCLHQDVMKLACSDNTVNFFYGFFVALCMMSDSVFIAVSYVLILKTVMGIGSHKERLKALNTCVSHICAVLIFYVPIIALASMHRFGKHKSPMAMILIADIFLLVPPLMNPIVYCVKTRQIRDKVLGKLGLK encoded by the coding sequence ATGCACATTCTCAATTCTTCTGAAATTGAAATTACCACCTTCTTCCTGATTGGAATCCCAGGGCTGGAGCATGTTCAGGTGTGGGTCTCCATCCCCATATGCCTCATGTACCTGGTAGCGGTCCTGGGCAATTGCACCATCCTCTTTGTGATCAGGACGGAGCCATCACTCCATGCACCCATGTACTATTTCCTTTCCATGTTGGCTGTCTCTGACCTGGGTCTGTCCCTCTCCTCCCTACCCACTATGCTGAGGATCTTTGTATTCAATGCCACAGGAATCTCTCCAAATGCCTGCTTTGCTCAAGAATTCTTTATCCATGGATTCACAGATATGGAGTCCTCAGTGCTTCTGATCATGTCATTCGACCGTTTTTTGGCCATACGCAACCCTCTGAGATACAGCTCTATCCTCACCAGTGCCAGAGTTGCCAAAATGGGGCTGGTGTTTCTCATTAAAAGCATGATATTAGTACTCCCATTTCCTTTCACTCTTAAAAGATTGACATATTGTAGGAAAAGCCTACTTTCTCATTCCTACTGTCTCCATCAGGATGTCATGAAGCTGGCCTGCTCCGACAACACAGTCAACTTTTTCTATGGTTTCTTTGTTGCCCTCTGTATGATGTCAGACAGTGTGTTCATTGCTGTGTCCTATGTGCTCATCCTGAAAACTGTGATGGGAATTGGGTCCCATAAGGAGCGGCTGAAGGCCCTCAACACCTGTGTCTCCCACATCTGTGCTGTGCTCATCTTCTACGTGCCCATCATTGCTTTGGCATCCATGCACCGCTTTGGCAAGCATAAGTCCCCAATGGCCATGATCCTCATTGCCGACATTTTCTTGCTAGTGCCACCTCTAATGAATCCCATTGTATATTGTGTGAAGACACGACAAATTCGTGACAAGGTTTTGGGAAAACTAGGTCTAAAATAG